One region of Terricaulis silvestris genomic DNA includes:
- a CDS encoding UrcA family protein gives MTIPGIDSREEIIEFRVSAPVFCALFICIALDIAPTAHATPESKTVRVDDLNRYSEAGAHELLRRIERAASEVCGESFARRYMAARRTYMECRRTTILTTVDRVDDERLNAAYITRYGAF, from the coding sequence GTGACCATCCCTGGCATCGACAGCAGGGAAGAGATCATCGAGTTCAGAGTGTCAGCGCCGGTCTTCTGCGCATTGTTTATCTGTATCGCGCTCGATATCGCGCCGACGGCGCACGCAACGCCGGAGAGCAAAACGGTGCGCGTCGATGATCTCAACCGGTACAGCGAAGCAGGCGCACATGAGTTGCTCCGGCGGATCGAACGCGCCGCCAGCGAAGTGTGCGGTGAGAGTTTTGCGCGACGCTACATGGCGGCGCGCCGGACTTACATGGAGTGTCGGCGCACAACGATATTGACGACTGTCGATCGTGTGGACGATGAGCGGCTGAACGCCGCTTACATCACGCGCTACGGCGCGTTCTAA
- a CDS encoding metallopeptidase family protein gives MSHLAPSLDDFDRLAQDAWSALPKQFRAMAGEVLIRIEDFADEQILADMEIEDPFELTGLYHGVDLTQQSIMDPAPTQPMVFLYRRAILDEWIERGDVTLAELVSHVLVHEIGHHFGLSDEAMDAILEQAD, from the coding sequence ATGAGCCACCTCGCCCCCTCTCTCGACGATTTTGATCGTCTCGCCCAAGACGCCTGGTCCGCACTGCCCAAGCAATTCCGCGCCATGGCCGGCGAGGTGTTGATTCGTATCGAGGATTTTGCCGACGAGCAGATTCTCGCGGACATGGAGATCGAGGACCCATTCGAGCTGACCGGGCTCTATCACGGCGTCGATCTCACCCAGCAATCGATTATGGACCCGGCGCCGACGCAACCGATGGTCTTCCTCTACCGGCGCGCCATTCTCGACGAATGGATCGAGCGCGGCGACGTCACGCTGGCCGAGCTTGTCTCGCACGTCCTCGTGCACGAGATCGGCCATCACTTCGGCCTAAGCGACGAAGCGATGGACGCGATCCTTGAGCAAGCGGATTAG
- a CDS encoding ferritin-like domain-containing protein produces MADSAALNSSIRQITKDEVYDAVPPDDFSQMLEIDRHLNRSSAFDKIISATHDHFWDPLDKKYIDFESEPWDLDTMDLQPDEMVPALLTDYVQAHFEKHPELRIRFKNEIARWSMSAILHGEQGALNLSASLCHVLRDPGAQEYAANQTREEGRHVTAFAKYIIARWGSPLPCGSVLADLLQEIVHAPEVYKKIIGMQMLVEGLAMGAFATIYQRWNDPLAKKLTQLVMTDEAFHHKFGKIWADRTIPKLSEEEHNIVEDWAAHCFQTLLFNLVAPHQMKDIYVRFGLDPDKVMEGFQAVATDEARREQMKESTNIFRVLVKTLWNAGIITPRTASFYAMYVNFDEFKAEGDEMVGDAIADEGIQYLKTINFGINTGALDDVKASAIAAE; encoded by the coding sequence ATGGCCGACTCCGCCGCCCTGAACTCAAGCATCCGCCAGATCACCAAGGACGAAGTCTACGACGCGGTGCCGCCGGACGATTTCAGCCAGATGCTGGAGATCGATCGCCACCTGAACCGCTCGTCCGCGTTCGACAAGATTATCTCTGCGACCCACGACCACTTCTGGGACCCGCTCGACAAGAAATACATCGACTTCGAGTCAGAGCCCTGGGATCTCGACACCATGGATCTGCAGCCGGACGAAATGGTCCCGGCGTTGCTGACCGACTACGTGCAGGCTCACTTCGAGAAGCATCCCGAGCTGCGCATCCGCTTTAAGAATGAGATCGCGCGCTGGTCGATGTCAGCCATTCTGCACGGCGAGCAGGGCGCGTTGAACCTTTCCGCTTCGCTCTGCCACGTGTTGCGCGATCCGGGCGCACAGGAATACGCCGCCAACCAAACGCGCGAAGAAGGCCGTCACGTCACGGCGTTCGCGAAATACATCATCGCGCGCTGGGGTTCGCCGCTGCCGTGCGGCTCAGTGCTTGCGGACTTGCTGCAAGAGATCGTGCACGCGCCGGAGGTCTATAAGAAGATCATCGGCATGCAGATGCTGGTTGAAGGCCTCGCCATGGGCGCGTTCGCCACCATCTATCAGCGCTGGAACGACCCGCTGGCGAAGAAGCTGACGCAGCTGGTGATGACGGACGAGGCGTTCCACCATAAGTTCGGGAAAATCTGGGCCGATCGCACCATTCCGAAGCTTTCGGAAGAAGAACACAACATCGTCGAAGATTGGGCCGCGCACTGCTTCCAAACGCTGCTGTTCAATCTCGTCGCGCCGCACCAGATGAAGGACATCTACGTCCGCTTCGGGCTCGATCCGGACAAGGTGATGGAAGGCTTCCAAGCCGTCGCCACCGACGAAGCCCGCCGCGAGCAGATGAAGGAAAGCACCAACATCTTCCGCGTGCTGGTGAAGACGCTCTGGAACGCCGGCATCATCACGCCGCGCACGGCTTCGTTCTACGCCATGTATGTGAACTTCGATGAGTTCAAAGCCGAAGGCGACGAAATGGTCGGCGATGCGATCGCCGATGAAGGCATCCAATATCTGAAGACCATCAATTTCGGCATCAACACCGGCGCATTGGACGACGTGAAAGCCTCGGCGATCGCGGCGGAGTAA
- a CDS encoding MmcB family DNA repair protein encodes MRAMDALPLPRPDVTALLARGVTRMLLDHGLTPILEVPLANGRRADVMALTPHGEIWIVETKSCLADYACDEKWPDYLEYCDRFFFGVTETFPRDHIPEEVGLIVADGFGGAILRESVVRPLVAARRKAVTLLFARLAAQRLSLL; translated from the coding sequence ATGCGGGCCATGGATGCGCTGCCGCTGCCACGTCCGGACGTCACCGCGCTGCTCGCGCGCGGCGTGACGCGTATGCTGCTGGATCATGGGCTTACGCCAATCCTGGAAGTTCCCCTCGCCAACGGCCGTCGCGCCGATGTGATGGCGCTAACGCCGCACGGTGAGATCTGGATCGTCGAAACCAAGTCGTGCTTGGCGGACTATGCGTGCGATGAGAAGTGGCCGGACTATCTTGAGTATTGCGATCGGTTCTTCTTCGGCGTGACGGAGACGTTTCCGCGCGATCACATTCCGGAAGAGGTCGGGCTGATCGTCGCTGACGGATTCGGAGGCGCGATTTTGCGGGAAAGTGTTGTGCGTCCGCTCGTGGCCGCGCGGCGCAAGGCGGTGACGCTGTTGTTCGCGCGGTTGGCGGCGCAACGGTTGAGCTTGCTGTGA
- a CDS encoding helix-turn-helix transcriptional regulator, whose amino-acid sequence MSVHETTHARGDRIAPHRHELGYAALVLEGAYEELSADGVWRVEAGDLIVHPAFHLHLNRFETRGARVLNITLPHALARALDARRYGILRARDPDRLARRATKNSADAVGEALAEAAARSPVPARDWLDRLASDLSAQPQRRINSLARRHGVSAEHVSRAFARRFGMTPARFRAEQRLQTALQALTESALSLAQIAVQAGYADQAHFSRAIAAATDMPPARLRAALA is encoded by the coding sequence GTGAGCGTGCATGAGACCACCCACGCGCGCGGCGATCGCATCGCGCCGCATCGGCATGAGTTGGGTTATGCGGCGCTGGTGTTGGAGGGCGCGTACGAGGAGTTAAGCGCTGACGGCGTTTGGCGCGTCGAGGCCGGCGACCTCATCGTGCATCCGGCGTTTCACTTGCATCTGAACCGGTTCGAGACGCGCGGCGCGCGCGTGCTCAACATCACGTTGCCGCATGCGCTGGCGCGCGCGCTCGACGCGCGGCGCTACGGCATTCTGCGCGCGCGCGATCCCGATCGTCTGGCGCGGCGCGCGACGAAGAATTCTGCCGATGCTGTCGGTGAGGCGCTTGCGGAAGCTGCGGCACGCTCGCCCGTGCCCGCGCGGGATTGGCTTGATCGGCTGGCGTCCGATCTCAGCGCGCAGCCGCAGCGGCGCATCAACAGCCTGGCGCGGCGCCACGGCGTCAGCGCTGAGCACGTGTCGCGCGCGTTTGCCCGCCGCTTCGGCATGACGCCGGCGCGGTTTCGCGCGGAGCAACGGCTCCAGACTGCCTTGCAGGCGCTGACCGAGAGCGCGTTGTCGCTGGCGCAGATCGCGGTGCAGGCTGGTTACGCCGATCAGGCTCATTTCTCGCGGGCAATTGCCGCAGCGACTGATATGCCGCCGGCGCGGCTGCGCGCGGCGCTGGCCTAA
- a CDS encoding DUF1254 domain-containing protein, which produces MNIGKYIWAALAIAVISHFAFIHAAPRVMMNVAIKRVSGAGANQWQFADRVTPLSRQIVRPSPDFAYSACSYDLSDGPVVITATPWNAYWSLSLYADNSDNFFVIDDREARYGAEITVVRAGRPHPEGASMVVESPSGRGIALIRRLAPDLGNYNAAAQVAREDVCASVASLTPAS; this is translated from the coding sequence ATGAACATCGGCAAGTACATCTGGGCGGCGCTCGCCATCGCGGTGATCAGCCATTTCGCTTTCATCCACGCCGCGCCGCGCGTGATGATGAATGTCGCGATCAAGCGGGTCAGCGGCGCGGGCGCCAATCAGTGGCAGTTCGCCGACCGCGTCACGCCGCTGTCGCGCCAGATCGTACGCCCCTCGCCCGACTTTGCGTACTCCGCTTGCTCATACGATCTGAGCGACGGGCCGGTTGTGATCACCGCAACGCCCTGGAACGCCTATTGGTCGCTCTCGCTTTATGCCGACAACAGCGACAACTTCTTCGTCATCGACGATCGTGAAGCGCGGTACGGGGCCGAGATCACAGTGGTGCGCGCAGGCCGGCCGCATCCGGAAGGCGCGTCAATGGTGGTGGAAAGCCCCAGCGGACGCGGCATCGCGCTAATCCGCCGCCTCGCGCCCGATCTAGGAAACTACAACGCCGCCGCGCAAGTCGCGCGCGAAGACGTCTGCGCCAGCGTCGCGAGCTTGACGCCAGCGTCTTAG
- a CDS encoding DUF1214 domain-containing protein — translation MLRRVLAWMAAVLAGVALGAASAWGAMSIGGASFGQEVGQWTTNRATGSTAADPYTRAIVARVGLLALSSREAIYFNLDRDDRGEPLSESCIYELTGRELDARWWSVTLYADDNYLAQNSDHAASIDASHIPSGRWSARIAPVRGDATYWLSSREARRNFSLTLRVYNPQRDFRPNEETLPQLTRISCAGEAA, via the coding sequence ATGCTTCGGCGCGTCCTGGCATGGATGGCGGCGGTGCTCGCCGGCGTAGCGCTTGGCGCGGCGTCGGCGTGGGGCGCGATGTCGATTGGCGGCGCAAGCTTTGGCCAAGAGGTCGGCCAATGGACAACCAATCGCGCCACGGGCTCGACTGCGGCTGATCCCTATACACGCGCCATCGTCGCGCGCGTCGGCTTACTGGCGCTGTCGTCGCGCGAGGCGATCTATTTCAACCTCGACCGTGACGATCGCGGCGAGCCGCTCAGCGAAAGCTGTATCTACGAGCTTACCGGACGTGAACTCGACGCACGCTGGTGGTCGGTCACGCTCTACGCTGATGACAATTACCTCGCGCAAAACAGCGACCACGCCGCCTCGATCGACGCCTCGCACATTCCATCCGGCCGCTGGAGCGCGCGCATAGCGCCGGTGCGCGGCGACGCGACGTACTGGCTCTCCTCCCGCGAGGCGCGGCGCAATTTCTCACTCACGCTCCGCGTCTACAATCCGCAGCGAGACTTCCGGCCCAATGAAGAAACGCTGCCGCAGCTCACCCGCATCTCCTGTGCGGGAGAAGCGGCATGA
- a CDS encoding BolA family protein has product MTDNKTHLSRFERMETLLKTAFTPSVFELQDQSRFHAGHAGASPGGETHYKLSLVSTAFEGLNRVARQRLVYQALHEEFDTGLHALSLDLKTPAEAGSA; this is encoded by the coding sequence TTGACAGACAACAAAACGCATCTTTCGCGCTTCGAGCGCATGGAAACGCTGCTTAAAACTGCGTTCACGCCAAGTGTGTTCGAATTACAGGACCAATCGCGGTTTCACGCGGGCCACGCCGGCGCAAGCCCAGGCGGCGAAACGCACTACAAGCTTTCGCTCGTTTCCACAGCTTTCGAAGGGCTGAACCGCGTCGCGCGGCAACGGCTTGTTTACCAGGCGCTCCATGAAGAGTTCGACACGGGCTTGCATGCGCTCTCGCTCGACCTCAAAACACCCGCTGAGGCAGGTTCCGCCTGA
- a CDS encoding J domain-containing protein, giving the protein MAETFAYRPKFVDIRVKKPGAGAVAREPAERPCDHVGCKHVGSHKAPKGRDHEGQFWHFCASHAAEYNKRWNYFQGMSDAELADYRKKEETGHRPTWTFRGGRGDRLAAATRGFQAGRKADPFGMFGSGAASAGPAPKTRRRLTRLQALALEAMSLDENADQAAIRAKYAELVKRWHPDSNGGDRGAEVSLQKVLKAYQTLKAGGLV; this is encoded by the coding sequence ATGGCAGAGACCTTCGCCTATCGCCCGAAGTTCGTCGACATCCGCGTCAAGAAACCTGGCGCGGGTGCGGTCGCGCGCGAGCCGGCCGAGCGGCCTTGCGACCATGTAGGATGCAAGCACGTCGGCAGCCACAAGGCGCCCAAGGGCCGCGATCACGAAGGTCAGTTCTGGCACTTCTGTGCGTCGCATGCGGCCGAGTACAACAAGCGCTGGAACTACTTCCAAGGCATGAGCGACGCCGAGCTCGCCGATTACAGGAAGAAGGAAGAGACAGGCCATCGCCCGACCTGGACCTTCCGTGGCGGACGGGGCGATCGGCTCGCCGCGGCCACGCGCGGCTTCCAAGCCGGACGGAAGGCAGATCCGTTCGGCATGTTCGGCAGCGGCGCGGCAAGCGCCGGCCCGGCCCCGAAAACCCGGCGCCGTTTGACGCGGCTGCAGGCACTGGCGCTTGAGGCGATGTCGTTGGACGAAAATGCCGACCAGGCCGCGATACGGGCGAAGTACGCCGAGCTGGTGAAACGCTGGCACCCTGATTCCAACGGTGGTGACCGTGGGGCAGAGGTGAGCCTGCAGAAGGTGCTGAAGGCGTACCAGACGCTGAAAGCCGGCGGGCTGGTCTGA
- the cobS gene encoding cobaltochelatase subunit CobS, with amino-acid sequence MTAADDLLTAKPDKTVSARTFGVESDMKIPAFSKKTEYVPELDDAYRFDPQTTLAILAGFAHNRRVMVQGYHGTGKSTHVEQVAARLNWPMVRINLDSHVSRIDLVGKDAIVLKDGKQVTEFREGMLPWALQRPVAICFDEYDAGRPDVMFVIQRVLEASGKLTLLDQNRVISANPFFRLFSTTNTIGLGDTTGLYHGTQQINQGQMDRWSVVTTLNYLDHDAEAEIVTAKAPAYNTPEGKRTIMAMVRVADMTRNAFMNGDISTVMSPRTVITWAQNAEIFGDVGLAFRMTFLNKCDELERPTVAEFYQRAFGADLPEAATRVKVA; translated from the coding sequence ATGACAGCCGCCGACGACCTTTTGACCGCCAAGCCTGACAAGACGGTCTCCGCCCGTACGTTCGGCGTCGAATCCGACATGAAGATTCCGGCCTTCTCGAAGAAGACCGAGTACGTGCCGGAGCTGGACGACGCCTACCGCTTCGATCCGCAGACGACGTTGGCGATCCTGGCGGGCTTTGCGCACAACCGCCGCGTCATGGTGCAGGGCTATCACGGCACCGGCAAATCCACGCACGTGGAGCAGGTGGCCGCGCGGCTGAACTGGCCGATGGTGCGGATCAATCTGGATAGCCACGTCAGCCGGATCGATCTCGTCGGCAAGGACGCGATCGTGCTGAAGGACGGCAAGCAGGTTACCGAGTTTCGCGAAGGCATGCTGCCGTGGGCGCTGCAGCGGCCGGTGGCGATTTGCTTCGACGAATACGACGCCGGCCGGCCGGACGTGATGTTCGTGATCCAGCGCGTGCTGGAAGCGAGCGGCAAGCTCACGCTGCTCGATCAGAACCGCGTCATCAGCGCCAACCCATTCTTTCGTCTGTTCTCGACGACGAACACGATCGGCTTGGGCGACACCACCGGCCTCTATCACGGCACACAGCAGATCAACCAAGGCCAAATGGACCGTTGGTCCGTTGTGACGACGCTGAACTATCTCGATCACGACGCTGAAGCGGAAATCGTGACGGCGAAGGCGCCGGCCTACAACACGCCGGAAGGCAAGCGCACGATCATGGCGATGGTGCGGGTGGCTGACATGACGCGGAACGCGTTCATGAATGGCGACATCTCGACGGTGATGAGCCCGCGCACCGTGATCACGTGGGCGCAGAACGCTGAGATTTTCGGCGACGTCGGCCTGGCGTTCCGGATGACGTTCTTGAACAAATGCGATGAACTGGAACGGCCGACGGTGGCTGAGTTCTATCAGCGCGCCTTCGGCGCCGACCTGCCGGAAGCGGCGACACGGGTGAAGGTGGCTTAG
- a CDS encoding 2OG-Fe(II) oxygenase: MTHVFYFNEVWDSEDGGCLNILRSKDMNDRVAEVAPIVGNTSILVRSDTSWHAVSKVKPGTASRRSMNVIFYRDGAVSTMWPPGETPSLHDYRPAA; this comes from the coding sequence ATGACCCATGTATTTTACTTCAACGAAGTTTGGGATTCAGAGGATGGCGGGTGCCTCAACATCCTGCGTTCGAAGGACATGAACGATCGAGTCGCGGAAGTGGCGCCCATCGTGGGCAACACTTCGATTCTCGTGCGGTCAGACACGTCGTGGCACGCGGTTTCGAAGGTGAAGCCGGGGACGGCCTCGCGCCGCAGCATGAACGTCATATTCTATCGCGATGGCGCGGTGAGTACAATGTGGCCGCCGGGTGAAACACCCTCGCTTCATGACTATCGGCCAGCGGCATGA
- a CDS encoding lysozyme inhibitor LprI family protein: MRKTFSTLVAVALLGGALTVGAQAQDNRRGRGADEFGPATAAQLAAADRRLNQVYQRRIADARADDRNDRRVRGWYGQEEALRVSERSWITFRDAECRYLTQQDVGSRMRQSLVRGCLLEQIEDRTEELRDAEAVLAAR; encoded by the coding sequence ATGCGCAAGACATTCTCGACGCTGGTCGCCGTCGCCCTGCTCGGCGGCGCTCTTACCGTAGGCGCCCAAGCCCAGGACAATCGCCGTGGCCGCGGCGCCGACGAATTCGGCCCTGCGACCGCCGCCCAACTGGCTGCCGCTGACCGCCGCTTGAACCAAGTGTACCAGCGTCGCATCGCCGATGCCCGCGCCGATGATCGCAACGATCGACGCGTCCGTGGCTGGTATGGTCAGGAAGAAGCACTCCGCGTCAGCGAACGCTCGTGGATCACGTTCCGCGACGCCGAATGCCGCTACCTGACGCAACAAGACGTTGGATCGCGCATGCGCCAGTCCCTGGTGCGTGGCTGCTTGCTGGAACAAATCGAAGATCGCACTGAAGAGCTGCGTGACGCGGAAGCTGTGCTAGCAGCGCGGTAG
- the cobT gene encoding cobaltochelatase subunit CobT → MSAKETPAELFKRSLAQTTRALAGAEDELEVTFGAEGPRLSPGKIVLPHPPRVISDPEAERLRGQADALALRVAHHDEAAHKRLSPVRNVDARAAFDAMEEMRLQALGANALKGVSNNLTAVLADQYSRKVQASAKGMPLTDALALLVRERLTGLKPPAFAAEAVDLWRPEIEANAGQVLNTLSGAAEDQEKFARIAHQALRDLHLMEKDVEGDDDPDDDSQGGENEQPPPQADNSEGHDEQEQDAPSDVEMLDSDVDIDTDRTVSVETDMDSDEQDESDQDDPGDKPIRPKMRNEPEDPNAHYKVFTRTHDEMITAEELCDGEELARLRAYLDQQLKPLQSVVGRLANRLQRRLMAKQNRAWSFDLEEGVLDTARLTRIIVDPMSALTFKQEEDMPFKDTVVTLLLDNSGSMRGRPIMVAALCADILARTLERCGVKVEILGFTTRAWKGGSSKENWLQAGRPPQPGRLNDLRHVIYKSADAPWRRARRNLGLMMREGLLKENIDGEALLWAHDRLIGRPEQRRILMVISDGAPVDDSTLSANPGNYLERHLRAVIHWLETRSPVELIAIGIGHDVTRYYKRAVTITDAEQLGGVMTEKLAELFDEPAGEDRPPPRSPREQRQRMQVA, encoded by the coding sequence ATGTCCGCGAAGGAAACCCCGGCCGAACTGTTCAAGCGCTCGCTGGCGCAGACCACACGCGCGTTGGCGGGGGCGGAGGACGAGTTGGAAGTCACGTTCGGCGCCGAAGGGCCACGCTTGTCGCCGGGCAAGATCGTGTTGCCGCATCCGCCGCGTGTGATCTCGGACCCGGAAGCGGAGCGTCTGCGCGGGCAGGCCGATGCGTTGGCGTTGCGCGTCGCACACCACGATGAGGCCGCGCACAAGCGCTTGTCGCCGGTGCGCAACGTCGATGCGCGCGCGGCGTTCGACGCGATGGAGGAGATGCGGCTGCAGGCGCTGGGCGCCAATGCGTTGAAGGGCGTGTCGAACAATCTGACGGCAGTGCTGGCGGATCAGTATTCGCGCAAGGTGCAGGCGTCGGCGAAGGGCATGCCGCTCACCGATGCGCTGGCGCTGTTGGTGCGCGAACGGCTGACGGGACTGAAGCCGCCGGCCTTCGCGGCGGAAGCCGTTGACCTATGGCGGCCTGAGATTGAAGCCAATGCGGGCCAAGTGCTGAACACGCTCTCCGGCGCCGCGGAAGATCAAGAAAAATTTGCGCGCATCGCGCATCAGGCACTGCGCGATCTGCATCTGATGGAGAAGGACGTCGAAGGCGACGACGATCCTGACGACGACAGCCAAGGCGGAGAGAACGAACAACCGCCGCCGCAGGCCGATAATTCCGAAGGCCACGACGAGCAGGAGCAAGACGCGCCGTCCGATGTCGAAATGCTCGACAGCGATGTCGATATCGACACCGACCGCACCGTTTCGGTCGAGACCGATATGGATTCCGACGAGCAGGACGAGTCCGACCAGGATGATCCCGGCGATAAACCGATCCGGCCCAAGATGCGCAACGAGCCGGAAGATCCGAACGCGCACTACAAGGTGTTCACGCGCACGCACGACGAGATGATCACGGCGGAAGAGCTCTGCGACGGCGAGGAGTTGGCGCGGCTGCGCGCCTATCTCGATCAGCAGCTAAAGCCGCTGCAAAGCGTCGTCGGCCGGCTCGCCAACCGGCTGCAACGGCGGCTGATGGCGAAACAGAACCGCGCCTGGAGCTTCGATCTGGAAGAGGGCGTGCTCGATACGGCGCGGCTGACGCGCATCATCGTCGATCCGATGTCAGCGCTCACGTTCAAGCAAGAAGAGGACATGCCGTTCAAGGATACGGTTGTCACATTGCTGCTGGATAATTCGGGCTCGATGCGCGGCCGGCCGATCATGGTGGCGGCGCTCTGTGCGGATATTCTCGCGCGCACGCTGGAGCGCTGCGGGGTGAAGGTGGAAATCCTCGGCTTCACGACGCGTGCGTGGAAGGGCGGGTCGTCGAAAGAGAATTGGCTGCAAGCCGGGCGTCCGCCGCAGCCGGGGCGGCTGAATGATTTGCGCCACGTGATTTACAAAAGCGCGGACGCGCCGTGGCGGCGCGCGCGGCGCAATCTCGGTTTGATGATGCGCGAGGGGTTGTTGAAGGAGAACATCGATGGCGAAGCGCTGTTGTGGGCGCATGATCGCCTGATCGGACGACCTGAGCAGCGGCGCATCCTAATGGTGATCTCGGACGGCGCGCCGGTGGACGATTCAACGCTGTCGGCCAATCCCGGCAACTATCTCGAACGCCATTTGCGCGCCGTGATCCATTGGCTGGAGACGCGTTCGCCCGTCGAGCTGATCGCCATCGGCATCGGCCACGATGTCACGCGATACTACAAGCGCGCCGTCACCATCACCGACGCCGAGCAACTCGGCGGTGTGATGACTGAAAAGCTCGCGGAACTGTTCGACGAACCCGCCGGCGAGGATCGTCCGCCGCCGCGTTCGCCGCGAGAGCAACGCCAGCGCATGCAGGTGGCGTAA
- a CDS encoding esterase-like activity of phytase family protein, translating to MRALVLALLLSACMQSSAITVPEQWRALQITATPIDLGVEQVGRLRFRGGLVLTSEDAELGGLSGIEVLDGNRVLILNDDAEWFEAQLVLDESGTLVGFTDLRYALALNERGDWFLNEDTGDSEGLTQLLDGRFAASFEGTQSIRIFDMNRDGPFGPSGFGPPLAGTEGLPANAGLEAIATLSDGSLLVGAEGGERAPTPLWRVPLDATTPAEPLIGFPLEFGYSLTGLDRMPGGGIVALQRFYAPVIGARARISYFPESALNARGETLPEVEELGVIAPPIPVDNFEGIATARMPDGTTRIYIVSDDNYNSRQRTLIYAFDVVSEAPR from the coding sequence ATGCGCGCGCTTGTGCTGGCGCTGCTGCTTTCCGCGTGCATGCAATCGAGCGCGATCACCGTGCCGGAGCAATGGCGGGCGTTGCAGATCACCGCGACGCCGATCGATCTCGGTGTCGAGCAAGTCGGCCGTCTGCGTTTTCGCGGCGGTTTGGTGCTGACGTCAGAAGACGCCGAGTTGGGCGGCCTTTCCGGCATCGAGGTACTCGACGGCAATCGCGTGCTGATTCTGAATGACGACGCTGAGTGGTTCGAAGCGCAGTTGGTGCTCGATGAATCCGGCACGCTCGTGGGGTTCACCGATCTGCGCTACGCGCTGGCGCTGAACGAACGCGGCGATTGGTTTCTGAACGAGGACACCGGCGATTCCGAAGGGCTGACGCAATTGCTCGATGGGCGTTTCGCGGCGAGCTTTGAAGGCACGCAATCGATCCGCATCTTCGATATGAATCGCGATGGCCCGTTCGGGCCATCGGGCTTTGGCCCTCCGCTCGCGGGCACGGAAGGCTTGCCGGCAAACGCCGGTCTGGAAGCGATTGCGACATTGTCGGATGGTTCGTTGCTCGTCGGCGCCGAAGGCGGTGAACGCGCCCCGACGCCGCTGTGGCGCGTGCCGCTCGATGCGACCACACCGGCAGAACCGCTGATCGGCTTTCCGCTGGAGTTCGGCTATTCGCTCACGGGACTAGATCGCATGCCGGGCGGCGGCATCGTCGCGTTGCAGCGTTTCTATGCACCCGTCATCGGCGCCCGTGCCCGCATTTCTTACTTCCCCGAGAGCGCGTTGAACGCACGCGGGGAGACTCTGCCGGAGGTGGAAGAGTTGGGCGTGATCGCGCCGCCGATACCGGTCGACAATTTCGAGGGCATCGCCACGGCGCGGATGCCGGATGGAACGACGCGCATCTACATTGTGTCGGATGACAACTATAACAGCCGCCAGCGCACGTTGATCTACGCGTTCGACGTGGTGTCCGAAGCGCCGCGCTGA
- a CDS encoding site-2 protease family protein → MARESGLRIGSFAGAPVLVEPTFLLLALYVVGSAVLRGGAGEFVSALIFVGVIFAAIIIHEFGHAAMAAALKIPSRRIVLTFFGGYVQFASQPKHGWQEIAVSAAGPGANLASYVLVASLLPLLAPTMAPEGIGFLNALNTFGVISLMLGLFNLLPGFPLDGGHILRAALSYIMQRNTARIVTAITGLLLAAALIAYAIWQELLWTVFIAGLLGLAAWAELRAAQYDRQRGASDTTSNA, encoded by the coding sequence GTGGCGCGCGAGAGCGGCCTTCGCATCGGCTCGTTCGCCGGCGCACCTGTCTTAGTTGAACCGACGTTTTTGTTGCTGGCGCTTTATGTCGTCGGCTCCGCTGTACTGCGTGGTGGCGCTGGCGAGTTTGTCAGCGCGCTCATCTTCGTCGGCGTTATCTTCGCGGCGATCATCATTCACGAGTTCGGTCACGCCGCGATGGCGGCGGCGCTCAAGATTCCGAGCCGTCGCATCGTGCTCACGTTCTTCGGCGGCTACGTGCAGTTCGCGAGCCAGCCGAAACATGGCTGGCAGGAGATCGCGGTGTCAGCCGCTGGACCAGGCGCCAATCTGGCGAGCTACGTGCTGGTTGCGTCACTGCTGCCATTGCTCGCGCCGACAATGGCGCCGGAGGGCATTGGGTTTCTCAACGCGCTCAACACGTTCGGCGTCATCAGCCTGATGCTTGGGTTGTTCAATCTGCTCCCCGGCTTTCCGCTCGATGGCGGCCACATCCTGCGCGCGGCGCTGAGCTACATCATGCAGCGCAACACCGCGCGCATCGTCACCGCTATCACCGGCCTGCTCCTAGCGGCGGCGTTGATCGCCTACGCGATCTGGCAGGAATTGCTCTGGACTGTGTTCATCGCCGGCCTGCTGGGCCTCGCAGCCTGGGCCGAGCTGCGAGCGGCACAATACGATCGTCAGCGCGGCGCTTCGGACACCACGTCGAACGCGTAG